Proteins encoded in a region of the Zea mays cultivar B73 chromosome 4, Zm-B73-REFERENCE-NAM-5.0, whole genome shotgun sequence genome:
- the LOC606475 gene encoding putative zinc finger protein30 isoform X3, whose product MNRKPGDWDCRACQHLNFSRRDICQRCSEPRGVADRGGGGGGGDYASFGGRGGSSFGGGFGAAGSDVRPGDWYCSCGAHNFASRSSCFKCSAYKEEAAVNSGAGGFDGDMSRSRGYGFGSGAAGAGAGAARTTNRPGWKSGDWICTRSGCNEHNFASRMECFRCNAPRDSGTEV is encoded by the exons ATGAACAGGAAGCCAGGAGACTGGGACTGCAGGGCGTGCCAGCACCTCAACTTCAGCCGCCGAGACATATGCCAGCGCTGCAGCGAGCCACGTGGAGTTGCTGATcgtggcggcggaggaggaggaggcgactACGCCAGCTTCGGTGGCCGCGGTGGCTCCTCCTTCGGCGGCGGCTTTGGCGCTGCTGGCTCTGACGTCCGGCCTGGTGACTGGTACTGCTCCTGCGGCGCGCACAACTTCGCCAGCCGCTCCAGCTGCTTCAAGTGCTCCGCCTACAAGGAGGAGGCCGCTGTGAACAGTGGCGCTGGCGGCTTTGACGGCGACATGTCACGCTCACGGGGCTACGGCTTCGGCAGCGGtgctgctggtgctggtgctggcgcTGCCCGTACTACCAACCGCCCCGGTTGGAAGTCCGGAGACTGGATCTGCACCAG ATCCGGATGCAACGAGCACAACTTCGCCAGCAGGATGGAGTGCTTCAGGTGCAACGCACCGCGGGACTCTG GCACTGAGGTGTAG
- the LOC606475 gene encoding putative zinc finger protein30 isoform X2 has translation MNRKPGDWDCRACQHLNFSRRDICQRCSEPRGVADRGGGGGGGDYASFGGRGGSSFGGGFGAAGSDVRPGDWYCSCGAHNFASRSSCFKCSAYKEEAAVNSGAGGFDGDMSRSRGYGFGSGAAGAGAGAARTTNRPGWKSGDWICTRSGCNEHNFASRMECFRCNAPRDSGSAAMTYENYLH, from the exons ATGAACAGGAAGCCAGGAGACTGGGACTGCAGGGCGTGCCAGCACCTCAACTTCAGCCGCCGAGACATATGCCAGCGCTGCAGCGAGCCACGTGGAGTTGCTGATcgtggcggcggaggaggaggaggcgactACGCCAGCTTCGGTGGCCGCGGTGGCTCCTCCTTCGGCGGCGGCTTTGGCGCTGCTGGCTCTGACGTCCGGCCTGGTGACTGGTACTGCTCCTGCGGCGCGCACAACTTCGCCAGCCGCTCCAGCTGCTTCAAGTGCTCCGCCTACAAGGAGGAGGCCGCTGTGAACAGTGGCGCTGGCGGCTTTGACGGCGACATGTCACGCTCACGGGGCTACGGCTTCGGCAGCGGtgctgctggtgctggtgctggcgcTGCCCGTACTACCAACCGCCCCGGTTGGAAGTCCGGAGACTGGATCTGCACCAG ATCCGGATGCAACGAGCACAACTTCGCCAGCAGGATGGAGTGCTTCAGGTGCAACGCACCGCGGGACTCTGGTAGCGCTGCCATGACCTACGAAAACTACTT GCACTGA
- the LOC606475 gene encoding putative zinc finger protein30 isoform X1, translating to MNRKPGDWDCRACQHLNFSRRDICQRCSEPRGVADRGGGGGGGDYASFGGRGGSSFGGGFGAAGSDVRPGDWYCSCGAHNFASRSSCFKCSAYKEEAAVNSGAGGFDGDMSRSRGYGFGSGAAGAGAGAARTTNRPGWKSGDWICTRCVLLNLNPSTLTTCFMDGRGIHSVHESMCLFSCRTQGLMRKKKDCFISNMLE from the coding sequence ATGAACAGGAAGCCAGGAGACTGGGACTGCAGGGCGTGCCAGCACCTCAACTTCAGCCGCCGAGACATATGCCAGCGCTGCAGCGAGCCACGTGGAGTTGCTGATcgtggcggcggaggaggaggaggcgactACGCCAGCTTCGGTGGCCGCGGTGGCTCCTCCTTCGGCGGCGGCTTTGGCGCTGCTGGCTCTGACGTCCGGCCTGGTGACTGGTACTGCTCCTGCGGCGCGCACAACTTCGCCAGCCGCTCCAGCTGCTTCAAGTGCTCCGCCTACAAGGAGGAGGCCGCTGTGAACAGTGGCGCTGGCGGCTTTGACGGCGACATGTCACGCTCACGGGGCTACGGCTTCGGCAGCGGtgctgctggtgctggtgctggcgcTGCCCGTACTACCAACCGCCCCGGTTGGAAGTCCGGAGACTGGATCTGCACCAGGTGCGTGTTACTAAACTTGAACCCTTCCACCTTGACTACATGTTTCATGGACGGGCGTGGTATTCATTCTGTCCATGAATCCATGTGCTTGTTTTCTTGTCGTACGCAAGGTCTGATGAGAAAAAAAAAGGATTGTTTTATCAGCAACATGCTGGAGTAA